Proteins from a single region of Megalopta genalis isolate 19385.01 chromosome 3, iyMegGena1_principal, whole genome shotgun sequence:
- the LOC117223025 gene encoding uncharacterized protein LOC117223025 gives MDKKGSQCIKCEGDVVLDTGHCPKCSTSLRFLKKSGPASVNPRPEPVKVPVKPPETGYAMQMVSIGIRPDNVYEARMMLAPDVDMSTIKITVKGNNLRVNACKPLNNQLASQLPEISEKSVLGDLVKRTMKHCENLLIPDNIDGEKVRAVVDNKQRMLVLTAPWLKPSRARKMIISKS, from the exons ATGGACAAAAAGGGTAGTCAATGCATAAAGTGCGAAGGGGACGTGGTTCTGGACACTGGTCACTGCCCAAAATGCTCGACCTCGCTCAGGTTCTTGAAGAAATCTGGCCCGGCGTCGGTGAACCCGCGACCCGAGCCCGTAAAAGTGCCTGTGAAGCCACCGGAAACAGGATACGCCATGCAGATGGTCTCCATAGGAATTAGGCCCGACAATGTGTACGAG GCGAGGATGATGCTGGCGCCGGATGTGGACATGTCAACCATCAAAATCACCGTAAAGGGCAACAACCTTCGCGTGAATGCGTGCAAACCGCTGAACAACCAGCTGGCCAGCCAACTGCCCGAGATCAGCGAGAAGTCGGTACTCGGTGATCTGGTCAAACGGACCATGAAGCACTGCGAGAACCTGCTGATCCCGGACAACATAGACGGCGAGAAGGTTCGCGCTGTCGTGGACAACAAGCAGAGAATGCTGGTTCTCACGGCGCCCTGGTTAAAGCCTAGCAGAGCTAGGAAAATGATAATTTCGAAAAGCTGA